The following coding sequences lie in one Lolium perenne isolate Kyuss_39 chromosome 2, Kyuss_2.0, whole genome shotgun sequence genomic window:
- the LOC127330280 gene encoding protein G1-like, which yields MSASGAASGVSALMPEARRPSRYESQKRRDWQTFVRYLAAHRPPLLLRRCSGAHVLEFLRYLDRFGKTRVHAPPCPAYGVRATTTTALAPCQCPLQQAWGSLDALVGRLRAAFDERHGARSNQQQDASCCNPFAARAVRLYLRDVRDAQSRARGISYHKKKKKRKLAAGCIKEAASSSKNGGGMDADGEHHQPGPLRGHKITTTTTKALANAAPVPPLLPPLPPCLAGVPFEYCDTGSLVASGAGCYGGVYLPLLFNAFT from the coding sequence ATGTCAGCAAGCGGAGCGGCCTCCGGCGTCTCAGCGCTCATGCCGGAGGCGCGGAGGCCGAGCAGGTACGAGTCGCAGAAGCGGCGCGACTGGCAGACGTTCGTGCGGTACCTGGCGGCGCACCGCCCACCGCTGCTGCTGCGCCGGTGCAGCGGCGCGCACGTCCTCGAGTTCCTCCGCTACCTAGACCGCTTCGGAAAGACCCGCGTCCACGCGCCGCCCTGCCCTGCCTATGGCGTGCGCGCAACGACAACCACGGCTTTGGCGCCATGCCAGTGCCCGCTCCAGCAGGCGTGGGGCAGCCTCGACGCGCTCGTCGGCCGCCTGCGCGCCGCCTTCGACGAGCGCCACGGCGCCCGCAGCAACCAGCAGCAAGACGCCAGCTGCTGCAACCCCTTCGCCGCGCGCGCCGTCAGGCTCTACCTGCGCGACGTCCGCGACGCGCAGTCCAGGGCGCGTGGCATCTCCTaccacaagaagaagaagaagcgcaAGCTTGCTGCCGGCTGCATCAAGGAGGCGGCCTCCTCCTCCAAGAACGGCGGTGGCATGGACGCGGACGGCGAACACCATCAGCCTGGCCCCTTGCGCGGGCACAAGATTACTACGACGACGACGAAGGCACTGGCTAACGCGGCGCCGGTACCGCCACTGCTGCCGCCCCTGCCGCCGTGCCTTGCGGGGGTGCCGTTCGAGTACTGCGACACGGGTAGCCTCGTTGCTAGTGGAGCCGGTTGCTACGGCGGCGTTTACTTGCCCTTGCTCTTCAACGCTTTTACCTAG